From Mesorhizobium sp., the proteins below share one genomic window:
- a CDS encoding acyl-CoA dehydrogenase family protein: protein MLDGQSASTAATMIESFEQIRPLLAEQSERFDADRRLSDEVFGALSEAGFFRLLLPAQLGGCGLSPLDFMTVVEHAAALDGTIGWLVGNGGGISRAGGYLPLKAARKVFGKPSAFVASSTGAIGKAVPTKSGYRITGRWPFASGAPHATTFAALCEVNEGKGSANGRIVLAFLPREAVNLIDNWHVSGMRGTGSWDFEADEAFLPVEFVCDFQPNPTHAGVVYRLPGISAFVWTVSTVPLGIAKGAIDALISISSGHRRQGITVPVAERELAHAEIGRCLAKCRAAGAYMRSAMSALCASVESEGSDLVAARINYRLACSHAAEVAVGVVLRVNDLIGARALAESQPFERRERDVRAAAKHIAMSAEQFVIGGRHALGGDISGANF from the coding sequence ATGCTGGACGGACAATCGGCATCGACCGCCGCAACCATGATCGAAAGCTTCGAACAGATCCGCCCTCTGCTGGCAGAGCAATCCGAGCGCTTTGACGCGGATCGAAGGCTGTCAGACGAGGTGTTTGGTGCCTTGAGCGAAGCGGGGTTCTTCCGCCTTCTGCTGCCAGCTCAACTGGGCGGATGCGGGCTTTCGCCCCTCGACTTCATGACCGTGGTCGAGCACGCCGCAGCACTCGATGGGACAATCGGCTGGCTCGTCGGAAACGGAGGCGGCATTTCGCGCGCTGGCGGCTATCTACCGTTAAAAGCCGCACGGAAGGTGTTCGGGAAACCGTCGGCCTTCGTCGCCTCAAGCACAGGCGCGATTGGCAAGGCGGTCCCTACTAAGTCTGGATACCGCATCACCGGCCGGTGGCCTTTTGCAAGCGGCGCGCCCCACGCCACGACCTTTGCCGCACTTTGTGAGGTGAACGAAGGGAAGGGGTCGGCAAATGGGCGGATCGTTCTGGCGTTCTTGCCTCGTGAGGCCGTCAATCTGATCGACAACTGGCATGTGTCAGGGATGAGAGGCACCGGAAGCTGGGATTTCGAGGCAGACGAGGCGTTCCTGCCTGTCGAATTTGTTTGCGACTTTCAGCCAAATCCTACCCACGCCGGTGTCGTCTATCGCCTTCCGGGCATTTCCGCCTTTGTCTGGACCGTTTCCACTGTGCCGCTTGGGATCGCCAAGGGTGCAATCGACGCGCTCATCTCGATCAGCTCCGGCCACCGTCGTCAAGGCATCACCGTCCCCGTCGCAGAACGCGAACTGGCTCACGCAGAGATCGGGCGCTGCCTTGCGAAGTGCAGGGCGGCTGGCGCCTACATGCGGTCAGCCATGTCGGCCTTGTGCGCGTCCGTCGAAAGCGAGGGCTCTGATCTGGTTGCGGCCCGGATCAACTACCGGCTTGCCTGTTCTCACGCCGCTGAAGTCGCAGTGGGCGTCGTGCTGCGGGTGAACGATCTGATCGGAGCACGAGCCCTTGCCGAGTCCCAGCCCTTCGAGAGGCGCGAACGCGACGTTCGCGCAGCGGCCAAGCACATCGCCATGAGTGCCGAGCAGTTTGTGATCGGTGGCCGCCACGCCCTTGGCGGCGATATCAGCGGCGCAAACTTCTAA
- a CDS encoding LysR substrate-binding domain-containing protein, whose amino-acid sequence MHRLPPLRELQAFESAARLLSFRKAAEELSVTPTAVSHQIRLLERYCGQPLFQRQPRPLQLTTAGAQLLPVVRDAFLSISDELARLTPGSRIGHLRVTTTSAFAARWLLPRLESWRAEAPGSTLDLVGTDTVLNLRTGEVDVAIRYTRRFPTDGVAVELLRDTFHVVAAPSMLQGGVGMIEPQAILDLPRVEVGWPLTDVGAPTWRHWETAARAAGHRISGTARPPQLKFHEEHHGIEAIVAGQGLGLCSDVLVARELRDGRLLRVSDIVLPGYGFYFVYRAEHPRRGALEALLRWMQRQASA is encoded by the coding sequence ATGCACCGCCTTCCACCTCTTCGAGAGCTTCAGGCCTTCGAATCCGCGGCCCGCCTTCTGAGCTTCAGGAAGGCGGCCGAGGAACTGTCCGTCACACCCACAGCCGTCAGCCACCAGATACGGCTACTGGAACGCTATTGCGGCCAGCCCCTTTTCCAGCGCCAGCCGAGGCCCTTGCAGCTCACCACTGCGGGCGCACAGCTTCTGCCGGTTGTACGGGACGCTTTCCTGTCGATCTCGGACGAACTTGCCCGCCTTACCCCCGGCAGCCGGATCGGCCATCTTCGGGTGACGACAACCAGCGCCTTCGCCGCGCGCTGGTTGCTGCCGCGTCTGGAAAGCTGGCGAGCGGAGGCGCCGGGATCGACGCTCGACCTTGTGGGAACGGATACGGTGCTGAACCTTCGCACGGGCGAAGTTGACGTTGCGATCCGTTATACCCGACGGTTCCCGACAGACGGAGTCGCGGTGGAGCTACTTCGCGACACCTTCCACGTCGTTGCCGCGCCGTCGATGCTCCAGGGAGGCGTCGGGATGATCGAGCCTCAGGCGATCCTCGATCTGCCACGTGTCGAGGTCGGCTGGCCCCTGACCGACGTAGGTGCGCCTACTTGGCGTCACTGGGAGACTGCGGCCCGAGCGGCAGGCCACCGAATCAGCGGGACCGCCCGGCCACCGCAACTGAAATTCCACGAAGAGCACCACGGGATCGAAGCGATCGTGGCCGGACAGGGTCTTGGGCTGTGTAGTGACGTCCTCGTTGCACGGGAGCTTCGCGATGGCCGTCTTCTGCGAGTCAGCGATATCGTTCTGCCCGGTTACGGCTTCTATTTTGTCTATCGGGCCGAGCACCCGAGGCGCGGGGCCTTGGAAGCCCTGCTTCGCTGGATGCAGCGACAAGCCTCCGCGTGA
- a CDS encoding acyl-CoA dehydrogenase family protein gives MMDFSIPAELQDLATRIGDFVRAEIVPLESDPRWGSHGPSEAFRLDLVARARAKGLLAPHVPIEFGGLGLSHFGRAIAFEAAGYSMLGPIALHCAAPDEGNIHLLAEVADARQKERFLRPLASGESRSCFAMTEPMGAGSDPAPLETVAEPVAGGYRISGRKWLITGAEDARFVIIMAKLAGGERAGAATMLLADMDQPEIVLERQLDSMDSSFTGGHWVMRFDNLFVPDEDVLGAVGEGFRYAQVRLAPARLTHCMRWLGSAVRAQEIARDYATRRTAFGKPLSEHEGVGFMLADNNMDIHVARLAIWHTAWVLDQGQKGNMESSRAKVICSEAVWRVADRCVQILGGLGLTRDTVVERIFRDIRAFRIYDGPSEVHRWSLARRIADGRH, from the coding sequence ATGATGGACTTCTCGATTCCCGCCGAACTGCAGGATCTCGCAACCCGTATCGGCGACTTCGTCCGTGCCGAGATTGTTCCGCTCGAGAGCGACCCGCGCTGGGGCAGCCACGGACCGAGCGAGGCTTTCCGGCTGGACCTCGTGGCGCGTGCCCGCGCGAAGGGCCTGCTTGCGCCGCATGTGCCGATCGAATTCGGCGGGCTGGGACTGAGCCATTTCGGCCGAGCCATCGCCTTCGAGGCCGCCGGCTACTCGATGCTGGGACCCATCGCTCTCCACTGCGCGGCGCCGGACGAGGGCAACATACATCTCCTGGCCGAAGTGGCCGATGCGCGCCAGAAAGAGCGCTTCTTGCGTCCGCTCGCCAGCGGCGAAAGCCGATCCTGCTTCGCCATGACGGAGCCGATGGGCGCGGGCTCCGACCCGGCGCCCCTGGAGACCGTAGCCGAACCCGTGGCGGGCGGATATCGCATCAGCGGCCGCAAATGGCTGATCACCGGCGCCGAGGACGCACGCTTCGTCATCATCATGGCCAAGCTTGCGGGCGGTGAGCGGGCGGGTGCGGCGACCATGCTCCTGGCCGACATGGACCAGCCGGAGATCGTGCTGGAGCGCCAGCTCGACAGCATGGATTCCTCCTTCACCGGCGGCCACTGGGTGATGCGCTTCGACAATCTGTTCGTGCCCGACGAGGATGTGCTCGGCGCCGTCGGCGAAGGGTTTCGCTACGCCCAGGTGCGGCTCGCTCCGGCGCGGCTGACCCATTGCATGCGCTGGCTGGGTTCGGCCGTGCGGGCGCAGGAGATCGCCCGCGACTACGCAACCCGGCGCACCGCCTTCGGCAAACCGCTCTCGGAGCACGAAGGCGTGGGTTTCATGCTCGCCGACAACAACATGGACATCCATGTGGCACGGCTCGCCATATGGCACACGGCCTGGGTTCTCGACCAGGGCCAGAAGGGCAACATGGAAAGCTCGCGCGCCAAGGTCATCTGCTCCGAAGCCGTCTGGCGCGTGGCCGACCGCTGCGTCCAGATCCTCGGCGGGCTCGGTCTGACCCGCGACACCGTGGTGGAGCGGATCTTCCGCGATATCCGAGCCTTCCGCATCTACGATGGGCCGTCGGAGGTGCATCGCTGGTCGCTTGCACGGCGCATCGCCGACGGGAGGCACTGA
- a CDS encoding SDR family NAD(P)-dependent oxidoreductase — MTGRSMFDLGGRLCVVTGGGRGIGKSIAAALAAQGGKAVVTGRSEETLRQAVDEIRGDGGNADWLTADIQDEAAVIGLR, encoded by the coding sequence ATGACCGGCAGGAGCATGTTCGACCTCGGCGGCCGTCTCTGCGTCGTCACGGGCGGAGGCCGCGGCATCGGCAAGTCGATCGCCGCCGCGCTGGCCGCGCAGGGCGGCAAGGCCGTCGTCACCGGCCGTTCGGAGGAGACGTTGCGGCAGGCGGTGGATGAGATTCGGGGTGATGGCGGCAATGCCGATTGGCTCACCGCCGACATTCAGGACGAGGCGGCGGTGATCGGGCTACGCTAA
- a CDS encoding FCD domain-containing protein, protein MLSGELAVGRVLPGELSLAKRFNVSRSTIREAIRLLEQFGLIRREAGRNKLTITTPSNKDIGERMRTAFLLQDTTFEQLWEVMSALEPMCASVAATKASESDLQAIADNLARTEAAVGDPDRLVQLDIEFHNLVAAATGNSALRLSRDTVGELFYPAFNLVIRRLNVGARLLLAHRKILEALQARNPAEALLWMERHIGDFQRGCDLANLDFNAPISGPMAEIL, encoded by the coding sequence GTGCTCTCCGGTGAACTGGCGGTCGGGCGTGTCCTTCCCGGCGAGCTGTCGCTTGCCAAGCGCTTCAATGTCAGCCGCTCGACGATCCGCGAGGCGATACGGCTGCTCGAGCAGTTCGGTCTCATCCGGCGCGAGGCAGGTCGCAACAAGCTGACCATCACCACGCCGAGCAACAAGGACATCGGCGAGCGCATGCGCACCGCCTTCCTGCTGCAGGACACGACCTTCGAGCAACTCTGGGAGGTCATGAGCGCGCTGGAGCCGATGTGCGCCAGCGTGGCGGCGACAAAGGCGAGCGAGAGCGATCTGCAGGCGATCGCGGACAATCTCGCGCGCACCGAAGCCGCGGTGGGCGACCCGGATCGTCTGGTGCAGCTCGACATCGAGTTCCACAATCTCGTCGCCGCGGCGACCGGCAACAGCGCGCTCAGGCTCAGCCGCGACACGGTGGGCGAACTGTTCTACCCGGCCTTCAACCTCGTCATCCGCCGCCTGAACGTGGGCGCGCGGTTGCTTTTGGCCCACCGCAAGATTCTCGAGGCGCTCCAGGCCCGCAATCCCGCCGAGGCGCTTTTGTGGATGGAACGGCACATCGGTGATTTTCAGCGCGGCTGCGATCTCGCCAATCTCGACTTCAACGCGCCGATCAGTGGCCCCATGGCCGAGATCCTCTGA